One window of Corynebacterium sp. P3-F1 genomic DNA carries:
- a CDS encoding SAM-dependent methyltransferase yields MSFSLEEVRFLADHTDEIAHTATDAGIQLTAASAISDRDKLSALFGDKARAVMELLRARRTLAPKLVSPAHLVPGAPEPPGADTQADRAAQAASGGDVAAAWLADSDSAQQATPLAVSQVRAERIAAAGAALVHDVTCSIGTEGPAMIDAGMDWLGTDVDYARLLMARENVGNVGNVGNVGTGKVRGRARAWVAQADALAPVTTAASSPGPRIRACSGTGSRPGRVIVADPARRADGRRITDPAKLIPPLPDLLAAYPGAAMAVKCAPGIDYSDWQGLVSVVSVNGGVKEACLYTPDLAEPGHTREAVIIREQFTERVRDGGGEVGVDKPKSFIVEPDGAVIRAGLVQQWAARHDLSMLDPHIAFLTGDAVPPGYSGFPFIEAVPLKKLRPALQAHGAGAVEILVRGVNVDPDQLRRKLKLKGDRPMGVAIARVGDSATAFICGARVR; encoded by the coding sequence TTGAGCTTTAGCCTTGAGGAGGTCCGCTTCCTCGCCGACCACACCGACGAGATCGCACACACCGCTACCGATGCCGGCATCCAGCTCACCGCTGCGTCCGCGATTTCGGACCGCGACAAACTCTCCGCGCTCTTCGGGGATAAAGCCCGCGCAGTCATGGAGCTCCTCCGCGCGCGGCGGACGCTTGCACCGAAACTCGTTTCGCCCGCCCACCTTGTCCCCGGCGCTCCTGAACCGCCCGGAGCGGATACACAAGCTGACCGGGCTGCCCAGGCTGCCAGCGGCGGCGACGTGGCCGCGGCGTGGCTCGCCGACAGTGATTCCGCGCAGCAGGCGACCCCGCTCGCCGTTTCCCAGGTGCGTGCGGAGAGGATCGCTGCTGCGGGGGCAGCGCTGGTGCACGATGTCACCTGCTCGATCGGCACGGAGGGCCCCGCGATGATTGACGCCGGGATGGACTGGTTGGGCACCGACGTGGACTACGCGCGCCTGCTCATGGCGCGCGAAAACGTCGGCAACGTCGGCAACGTCGGCAACGTCGGAACTGGCAAGGTGCGGGGTCGGGCGCGGGCGTGGGTTGCGCAAGCCGACGCGCTCGCTCCCGTGACCACGGCTGCCAGCAGCCCGGGGCCCCGGATCCGGGCGTGCTCGGGAACGGGCTCGCGGCCGGGGCGTGTCATCGTGGCGGACCCGGCGCGCCGGGCGGACGGGCGACGTATCACGGACCCGGCGAAACTCATCCCGCCGTTGCCAGACCTACTCGCCGCATACCCGGGTGCGGCGATGGCTGTGAAGTGCGCTCCGGGAATCGACTACTCGGACTGGCAGGGTCTCGTCAGCGTCGTCAGTGTCAACGGGGGAGTCAAAGAAGCGTGCCTGTACACCCCGGATCTGGCGGAGCCGGGGCACACCCGGGAAGCAGTGATCATCCGGGAACAGTTCACGGAGAGGGTGAGGGATGGTGGGGGTGAGGTGGGCGTCGATAAGCCGAAAAGCTTCATCGTCGAGCCGGACGGCGCTGTGATCCGCGCCGGGCTCGTGCAGCAATGGGCGGCGCGGCACGACCTGTCCATGCTGGACCCGCACATCGCGTTCCTCACCGGCGACGCAGTGCCGCCCGGCTACTCGGGATTTCCATTCATCGAAGCGGTGCCGCTGAAGAAGCTGCGGCCTGCGCTGCAGGCGCACGGCGCGGGTGCGGTGGAGATTCTCGTGCGCGGCGTGAATGTGGACCCTGACCAGCTGCGCCGCAAGCTGAAACTGAAAGGCGACCGGCCGATGGGCGTCGCCATAGCGCGGGTCGGGGACAGCGCCACGGCGTTCATTTGCGGTGCCCGCGTGCGCTAG
- a CDS encoding maltotransferase domain-containing protein: MFGRLGIDDVRPRTTDGALPTKAVVGEVVPISALVWREGHDAIAATVVVTDPEGHEYTVPMTPETDRPDYCNAVITPDVTGLWHFRVEAWSDPVSTWRNAVTKKSAAGQSSSEMANDLAHGAELLRRAATEAGAHAAGTAALKQAADALESDAPLRERLEPALSPEIAEILAVHPVRDLVTAGPDCQILVDRRKALFSSWYELFPRSTGGWDEEGRPVHGTFKTTAEALPRIAAMGFDTVYFPPIHPIGEKNRKGPNNTLVAEDGDVGSPWAIGSADGGHDSIHPELGTEEDLRALLGRAQELDLEVALDFALQAAPDHPWAKEHPEFFTVLADGTIAYAENPPKKYQDIYPINFDNNADGIYQEIYRALMVWVELGITTFRVDNPHTKPVDFWHWLIAKVHETHPDIIFLAEAFTRPPRLLGLAKAGFTQSYTYFPWKTTKKELTGFTEQTVRFADISRPSFWVNTPDILQAFIQTGNRAAFAIRATLAATLSPLWGMYSGFELYEHEPVAPGSEEYMNSEKYELRPRDFQGALERGDSLEPYITLLNSIRKEHPAFQQLRNLHFHDADNDSILVYSKFDAATGDSVLIVVNLDPTYTQEATVTLNMEALGLAPGATFPVHDEVSGADYDWTMRNYVRLSPMDNVAHIFRLPLIDEPARTHLAFRHIPDEDYRP; the protein is encoded by the coding sequence GTGTTCGGCCGTCTTGGAATCGACGACGTCCGCCCCCGCACCACCGACGGCGCACTGCCGACGAAGGCGGTCGTAGGAGAGGTCGTTCCGATCTCCGCCCTGGTGTGGCGCGAAGGCCACGACGCGATCGCAGCGACCGTCGTGGTGACCGACCCGGAGGGCCACGAGTACACGGTGCCCATGACGCCGGAAACGGACCGGCCTGACTACTGCAACGCTGTCATCACCCCCGACGTCACTGGGCTCTGGCACTTCCGTGTGGAAGCGTGGTCCGACCCGGTGTCGACGTGGCGCAACGCCGTGACCAAGAAATCCGCGGCCGGCCAGTCGAGCTCGGAAATGGCCAACGACTTGGCACACGGTGCGGAACTGCTGCGCCGCGCCGCGACCGAAGCCGGAGCACACGCCGCGGGCACCGCTGCGCTGAAACAGGCCGCCGACGCACTCGAATCCGACGCGCCCCTGCGCGAGCGCCTCGAACCGGCACTATCGCCCGAGATCGCCGAGATTCTCGCCGTGCACCCCGTGCGCGACCTCGTCACCGCCGGACCCGACTGTCAGATCCTCGTCGATCGCAGGAAAGCTCTGTTTAGTTCCTGGTACGAGCTGTTCCCCCGCTCCACCGGTGGATGGGACGAAGAGGGCCGACCCGTGCACGGCACCTTCAAGACCACCGCCGAGGCGCTGCCCCGAATCGCCGCCATGGGCTTCGACACCGTCTACTTCCCGCCCATCCACCCGATCGGCGAAAAGAACCGCAAGGGGCCGAACAACACCCTCGTCGCCGAAGACGGCGATGTGGGCTCCCCCTGGGCCATCGGCTCAGCCGACGGCGGCCACGACTCCATCCACCCCGAGCTGGGCACCGAAGAAGACCTGCGCGCGCTTCTCGGCCGCGCACAGGAACTCGACCTGGAAGTCGCCCTCGACTTTGCTCTCCAAGCGGCCCCCGACCACCCGTGGGCGAAAGAGCACCCCGAGTTCTTCACCGTCCTCGCCGACGGCACCATCGCCTACGCCGAGAACCCGCCGAAGAAGTACCAGGACATCTACCCCATCAACTTCGATAACAACGCTGACGGGATCTACCAGGAGATCTACCGCGCGCTCATGGTGTGGGTCGAGCTGGGCATCACTACCTTCCGCGTGGATAACCCCCACACCAAGCCGGTGGATTTCTGGCACTGGCTCATCGCCAAAGTCCACGAGACGCACCCCGACATCATCTTCCTCGCCGAGGCCTTCACCCGCCCGCCCCGCCTGCTGGGCCTGGCCAAGGCCGGCTTCACGCAGTCCTACACCTATTTCCCGTGGAAGACCACCAAGAAGGAGCTCACCGGATTCACCGAGCAGACAGTCCGGTTCGCTGATATCTCCCGCCCGTCGTTCTGGGTGAACACCCCGGACATCCTCCAGGCGTTCATCCAGACCGGGAACCGGGCGGCATTCGCGATCCGCGCAACACTCGCCGCGACACTTAGCCCGCTGTGGGGCATGTACTCCGGCTTCGAGCTCTACGAGCACGAGCCTGTCGCCCCCGGCAGCGAGGAGTACATGAACTCCGAGAAGTACGAACTGCGCCCACGCGATTTTCAGGGCGCGCTCGAGCGTGGGGATTCGCTGGAGCCGTACATCACGCTTCTCAACAGCATCCGCAAGGAGCACCCCGCGTTCCAGCAGCTGCGCAACCTGCACTTCCACGACGCGGACAATGACAGCATCCTCGTCTACTCCAAATTCGACGCGGCCACCGGCGACAGCGTTCTCATCGTGGTCAACCTCGATCCGACGTACACACAAGAAGCCACCGTCACGCTCAACATGGAAGCGCTCGGCCTCGCACCCGGCGCGACATTCCCCGTCCACGACGAGGTCTCAGGCGCGGATTACGACTGGACGATGCGCAATTACGTCCGTCTAAGCCCCATGGACAACGTCGCGCACATCTTCCGCCTTCCGCTTATCGACGAACCCGCCCGCACCCACCTCGCCTTCCGACACATCCCAGACGAGGATTATCGCCCGTAA
- the glgB gene encoding 1,4-alpha-glucan branching protein GlgB: MTSGFDDTPAQLEPAHFIPDEDRRRLLECKHHAPHDFYGWHATSTGSVIRTRLLGATHVEVLIHNEGVPMTPIGDDIWVLPLSDDLAPDYRLQVTYPEGDPVIIADPYHFLPTLTSFDLHLIGEGRHERLWEVLGANQHTYNTSMGEVKGTSFAVWAPNAQGVAVIGEFCNWNPNQYPMRTLGSTGIWEIFIPGIEPGAEYKFTVQGADGRAVDKADPLAKQTKTPPETVSVVADVDKYAWTDHEWMAARPGTDAANAPMSVYEVHIGSWRVGYGYRELANELVPYLQENGFTHVEFLPVAEHPFGGSWGYQVTGYYAPTARWGTPDDFRYLVNKLHNAGIGVIVDWVPAHFPKDEWALARFDGTPLYEHPDWRRGEQKDWGTYVFDFGRNEVRNFLVANALYWFEEFHLDGIRVDAVASMLYLDYSRNPGEWLPNQFGGRENLDAVQFLQEVNATVQRTHPGVLTIAEESTAWPGVTAQTSADGLGFSLKWNMGWMNDTLEYFSLDPVHRSYHHHEITFSLVYAFSERYVLPFSHDEVVHGKGSLWERMPGDSWNKAAGVRNLFAYMYSHPGKQLMFMGCEFGQTTEWAEAGSVNWDDLEGWDSEYHDGIRTLVRDLNHLYRDTPALYSQDNTPMGFQWIKGDDSEHNILAYIRWGVDATPVLAVINLSGASQPNYRLGLPRAGEWELILNTDEARYHGAGNALEAAVPTEPQPWDSFEQSASFHVPAMSTQFYRLR, from the coding sequence ATGACCTCCGGCTTCGACGACACCCCCGCACAGCTGGAACCGGCGCACTTTATTCCCGACGAGGACCGGCGCCGACTCCTCGAGTGCAAGCACCATGCCCCGCACGACTTTTACGGATGGCACGCGACGTCGACAGGCTCTGTGATCCGCACACGCCTCCTCGGTGCAACCCACGTGGAAGTGCTCATCCACAACGAAGGCGTGCCCATGACCCCGATCGGCGACGACATCTGGGTGCTGCCGCTTAGCGACGACCTAGCGCCCGACTACCGCCTCCAGGTCACCTACCCGGAGGGCGACCCCGTCATCATCGCCGATCCGTACCACTTTCTGCCGACTCTGACCTCCTTCGACCTCCACCTCATCGGCGAAGGCCGCCATGAGCGTCTCTGGGAAGTGCTCGGCGCCAACCAGCACACGTACAACACCTCGATGGGCGAGGTGAAAGGCACCTCCTTCGCGGTGTGGGCCCCCAACGCCCAGGGTGTCGCCGTCATCGGAGAGTTCTGCAACTGGAACCCCAACCAGTACCCGATGCGCACCCTCGGCTCCACCGGCATCTGGGAGATCTTCATCCCCGGCATTGAACCCGGCGCCGAATACAAGTTCACGGTGCAGGGGGCGGACGGACGTGCCGTCGATAAAGCGGATCCGTTGGCGAAGCAGACAAAGACCCCGCCGGAGACCGTCTCCGTGGTCGCGGACGTCGACAAATACGCGTGGACCGACCACGAATGGATGGCCGCACGCCCCGGCACCGACGCAGCCAACGCCCCGATGAGCGTCTACGAGGTTCACATCGGCTCATGGCGCGTCGGCTACGGCTACCGCGAACTCGCCAACGAGCTCGTCCCCTACCTGCAGGAGAACGGCTTCACGCACGTCGAATTCCTCCCCGTCGCCGAGCACCCCTTCGGCGGGTCATGGGGCTACCAGGTCACCGGCTACTACGCCCCCACCGCGCGCTGGGGAACGCCGGATGATTTCCGGTACCTCGTCAACAAGCTGCACAATGCGGGCATCGGCGTCATCGTCGACTGGGTTCCCGCGCACTTCCCCAAAGATGAATGGGCGCTCGCGCGTTTCGACGGCACCCCCCTCTACGAACACCCCGACTGGCGCCGCGGCGAACAGAAAGACTGGGGCACCTACGTCTTCGACTTCGGCCGCAACGAAGTACGCAACTTCCTCGTCGCCAACGCCCTGTACTGGTTCGAGGAATTCCACCTCGACGGCATCCGCGTCGACGCCGTCGCCTCAATGCTCTACCTCGACTACTCCCGCAACCCGGGCGAATGGCTGCCGAACCAGTTCGGCGGCCGCGAAAACCTTGACGCCGTCCAATTCCTGCAGGAAGTCAACGCCACCGTCCAACGCACCCACCCCGGCGTTCTCACCATCGCCGAGGAATCCACCGCGTGGCCCGGCGTGACCGCCCAGACCTCCGCCGACGGCCTCGGCTTTTCGCTGAAATGGAACATGGGCTGGATGAACGACACCCTCGAGTACTTCTCCCTCGACCCCGTTCACCGCTCTTACCACCACCACGAGATCACCTTCTCCCTCGTCTACGCATTCTCCGAGCGCTACGTCCTGCCGTTCAGCCACGACGAAGTCGTCCACGGCAAGGGATCCCTGTGGGAGCGCATGCCCGGCGATTCCTGGAACAAGGCCGCTGGCGTGCGCAACCTCTTCGCGTACATGTACTCCCACCCCGGCAAGCAGCTGATGTTCATGGGCTGCGAGTTCGGTCAGACCACCGAATGGGCCGAAGCCGGGTCCGTCAACTGGGACGACCTCGAGGGCTGGGACAGCGAATACCACGACGGCATCCGCACCCTCGTCCGCGACCTGAACCACCTGTACCGCGACACCCCCGCCCTGTACAGCCAGGACAACACCCCCATGGGCTTCCAGTGGATCAAGGGTGACGACTCCGAGCACAACATCCTGGCCTACATCCGCTGGGGTGTGGATGCCACACCGGTGCTTGCCGTCATCAACCTCTCTGGCGCATCCCAGCCCAACTACCGCCTGGGTCTGCCCCGCGCCGGCGAATGGGAGCTCATCCTCAACACCGACGAAGCCCGCTACCACGGTGCAGGCAACGCGCTGGAGGCCGCCGTCCCCACCGAGCCCCAGCCGTGGGACAGCTTCGAGCAGTCGGCGTCCTTCCACGTCCCGGCGATGAGCACGCAGTTCTACCGGTTGCGGTAG
- a CDS encoding electron transfer flavoprotein subunit beta/FixA family protein yields the protein MPTIAVLVKNVPDTWSTKSLEADNTLDRAGADNVIDEINEYAVEAALRLRDAGDYRVVAVTMGPEGSEEALRKALAMGADDAISLIDDALAGSDAISTAWALHNALNTIDDLALVIAGNQSSDGGTGTLAGLLGEYRQVPAVTQAHNLRIEGGEVLATREDERGTWEIAAPLPAVVTVTEQSDKPRFPNFKGMKAAKKHEITRLTIDQIGVEAGQVGLTNAATNVTSASEVPPRAGGELLEGPADDVAAQVVEKLAARNLLSR from the coding sequence ATGCCCACCATTGCTGTTTTGGTGAAAAACGTGCCGGACACGTGGTCGACGAAGTCGCTCGAGGCGGACAACACGCTCGACCGCGCAGGCGCCGACAACGTCATCGACGAGATCAACGAGTACGCCGTCGAAGCGGCCCTGCGTCTGCGCGACGCGGGCGATTACCGCGTTGTCGCCGTGACCATGGGGCCGGAAGGCAGCGAGGAAGCGCTCCGCAAAGCCCTGGCAATGGGTGCGGACGACGCAATTTCGCTTATCGACGACGCCCTCGCCGGCTCCGACGCCATCTCCACCGCATGGGCGCTGCATAACGCCCTGAACACCATCGACGACCTAGCTCTAGTGATTGCCGGTAACCAGTCCTCCGACGGCGGCACCGGCACGCTGGCGGGGCTGTTGGGGGAGTACCGTCAGGTCCCCGCGGTGACGCAGGCGCACAACCTACGGATCGAAGGCGGCGAGGTTCTGGCCACCCGCGAAGACGAGCGCGGCACGTGGGAGATCGCTGCGCCGCTGCCGGCCGTGGTGACCGTGACGGAGCAGTCCGACAAACCGCGCTTCCCCAACTTCAAGGGCATGAAGGCCGCGAAGAAGCACGAGATCACGCGCCTGACCATCGACCAGATCGGCGTCGAGGCCGGCCAGGTCGGTCTGACCAACGCCGCGACGAACGTGACCAGCGCGTCCGAGGTGCCACCGCGCGCCGGCGGTGAACTGCTGGAAGGCCCGGCGGATGATGTCGCTGCGCAGGTCGTCGAAAAGCTGGCAGCCCGTAATCTTCTGTCCCGTTAA
- a CDS encoding electron transfer flavoprotein subunit alpha/FixB family protein, producing the protein MHVYVLAEHAGSQLSPITGELITAARGLGVVSAVVVGKPGDADALAPELAALGAAQVIDASAEDYAERLILPEVDALQALGAANPAPIVIAATVTGNEIAGRLAARLGSGVLANVVGIEDNRTAHHEIFGGSYTTTAVAGGECPIYTLRPGSVKAEPQEAAGEVAPMPLPAATERDVRVISFTPKVRADRPELTQASTVVSGGRGVGSAEGYKEYVEQLADVLGAATGSTRDIVDLGYADPETQVGQTGATVAPDLYIALGISGAIQHTSGMQTSGTIVAVNQDRDEPIFSIADIGVVADIEEFVPELIKALEAQSNNAQ; encoded by the coding sequence ATGCACGTCTATGTACTGGCAGAACACGCAGGCTCTCAGTTGAGCCCGATCACCGGCGAGCTGATCACGGCGGCGCGGGGGCTGGGGGTGGTGTCGGCGGTTGTCGTCGGCAAGCCTGGCGATGCCGATGCTCTCGCACCCGAGCTGGCTGCTCTCGGCGCCGCCCAGGTGATCGACGCGTCCGCAGAGGATTACGCCGAGCGTCTGATTCTCCCTGAGGTCGATGCGCTGCAGGCGCTTGGCGCCGCGAACCCGGCCCCGATCGTCATCGCCGCAACGGTGACCGGCAACGAGATCGCCGGCCGCCTCGCCGCGCGCCTCGGTTCCGGTGTGCTCGCGAATGTGGTGGGCATCGAGGACAACCGGACTGCCCACCACGAGATCTTCGGCGGCAGCTACACGACGACCGCTGTCGCCGGCGGCGAGTGCCCGATCTACACCCTCCGCCCGGGCTCCGTGAAGGCCGAGCCGCAGGAGGCGGCCGGGGAAGTCGCGCCGATGCCGCTGCCTGCCGCCACGGAGCGCGACGTGCGCGTCATCTCCTTCACCCCGAAGGTGCGCGCCGACCGCCCCGAGCTCACCCAGGCATCCACCGTCGTTTCCGGCGGACGTGGGGTCGGGTCGGCCGAGGGCTACAAGGAGTACGTCGAGCAGCTTGCCGATGTCCTCGGCGCCGCCACAGGCTCCACCCGCGACATCGTCGACCTGGGCTACGCCGACCCCGAAACTCAGGTGGGCCAGACCGGCGCGACCGTGGCGCCGGACCTGTACATCGCGCTCGGTATTTCCGGCGCAATCCAGCACACCTCAGGTATGCAGACCTCCGGCACCATCGTCGCGGTCAACCAGGACCGCGACGAGCCGATCTTCTCCATCGCCGACATTGGTGTTGTCGCCGACATCGAGGAGTTCGTACCCGAGCTGATCAAGGCGCTCGAAGCGCAGAGTAACAACGCGCAATAA
- a CDS encoding ABC transporter ATP-binding protein, whose protein sequence is MGGVTDRTPEIEPTDPDLLLDFRGVEFRRGGKTLVGPVDWQVELDERWVVIGPNGAGKTSLIRMAAAQEFPSTGTAFVLGEQIGKTDMRDLRAVIGMTTSALADRVPVDERVEDLVLSGGYAVIGRWREEYEEQDYEQVHDALDQVGAYHLLGRRWGTLSDGEKKRVLIARAIMVNPELLIMDEPGAGLDLGGREDLVAYLGDLALDPDAPAIVMITHHVEEIPHGFTHALLLDEGEVVGQGLIDDVLTSENLTKAYHQPIKLSKEDGRFFARRERRGGTHRR, encoded by the coding sequence ATGGGAGGCGTGACTGACCGAACTCCCGAAATTGAACCGACCGACCCCGACTTGCTGCTCGACTTCCGTGGCGTGGAATTCCGCCGCGGCGGTAAAACGCTGGTGGGGCCCGTTGACTGGCAGGTGGAGCTGGACGAGCGCTGGGTGGTCATCGGCCCAAACGGCGCCGGCAAGACCTCTCTGATCCGGATGGCAGCGGCGCAGGAATTCCCGTCGACGGGCACCGCGTTCGTGCTCGGGGAGCAGATCGGCAAGACAGACATGCGCGATTTGCGCGCCGTGATCGGCATGACCACCTCGGCGCTGGCGGACCGGGTTCCGGTGGATGAGCGGGTCGAGGACCTAGTGCTCTCCGGCGGCTACGCGGTCATCGGCCGGTGGCGCGAGGAGTACGAGGAACAGGATTACGAGCAGGTGCACGACGCGCTCGACCAGGTCGGCGCGTACCACTTGCTCGGGCGCCGCTGGGGCACGCTGTCGGACGGCGAGAAGAAGCGTGTGCTCATCGCGCGTGCGATCATGGTCAACCCGGAGCTGCTCATCATGGACGAACCCGGCGCGGGTCTGGACCTCGGCGGTCGGGAGGACCTCGTGGCGTACCTCGGGGATCTAGCGCTCGATCCGGATGCCCCGGCGATCGTGATGATCACCCACCACGTGGAGGAGATCCCGCACGGTTTCACGCATGCGCTGCTTCTCGACGAAGGCGAGGTCGTCGGCCAAGGCCTCATCGATGACGTGCTCACCAGCGAGAACCTGACTAAGGCGTACCACCAGCCGATCAAGTTGTCCAAGGAAGACGGGCGTTTCTTCGCGCGGAGGGAGCGGAGGGGTGGTACGCACCGTCGATAA
- a CDS encoding NUDIX hydrolase has translation MPTRNEEDMLGINYGRLAATVILVRDGVAGLEVWMQERVLTMRNYPGMTVFPGGGVDIRDFPSNKDEAKELWSGRSATDLAKQLDVKPRQAHALVFAAVRELFEETGTLLLVDDTGALLSDARPFHVERKRLESHELSFTELLEETGLDVDATLLRPSGRWVGKSEKGTWFDTFTFVAELPAGQEPDVATGEASDANWFPPSLLIDGWRQGLVRFAPSTWAQLYDISEFSSVAEVMEHVKGMPIEAVVGDPVDIPRYAELFDRQPVNRMGKKFEL, from the coding sequence ATGCCCACGCGCAACGAAGAGGACATGCTGGGAATCAATTACGGCCGTCTCGCGGCGACCGTTATTCTCGTGCGCGACGGTGTGGCGGGCCTTGAGGTGTGGATGCAGGAGCGCGTGCTCACGATGCGCAATTACCCGGGCATGACGGTGTTCCCGGGCGGTGGCGTGGACATCCGCGATTTCCCGTCGAACAAGGACGAGGCGAAAGAATTGTGGTCGGGGCGTTCGGCGACGGACCTGGCGAAACAGCTGGACGTCAAGCCGCGCCAGGCGCACGCGCTCGTGTTCGCGGCCGTGCGCGAGCTCTTCGAGGAGACAGGCACGCTCCTGCTTGTCGACGACACCGGCGCCCTCCTCAGCGACGCCCGCCCCTTCCACGTCGAGCGCAAACGGCTGGAAAGCCACGAGCTCTCGTTCACAGAGCTGCTCGAGGAGACAGGCCTCGATGTCGATGCGACTCTGCTGCGACCGTCCGGCCGCTGGGTGGGTAAATCCGAAAAAGGCACCTGGTTCGACACCTTCACGTTCGTTGCAGAATTGCCCGCCGGCCAGGAGCCCGACGTGGCCACCGGCGAGGCGAGCGACGCCAACTGGTTCCCGCCGAGCTTGCTTATCGACGGCTGGCGTCAAGGCCTCGTCCGCTTCGCCCCCTCCACGTGGGCGCAGCTGTACGACATCTCCGAATTCTCGTCCGTCGCCGAGGTTATGGAGCACGTGAAAGGAATGCCGATCGAAGCCGTTGTGGGTGATCCCGTCGACATTCCCCGATACGCGGAGCTTTTTGACCGCCAACCCGTAAACCGGATGGGGAAGAAGTTTGAGCTTTAG
- a CDS encoding cysteine desulfurase family protein, with translation MTDSVRYFDHAATTPMRRVAIDAWAEHAHLLNPGGQYASGRAANAALAQARETVAEILGADPVEVIFTASGTEADNLAIRGLFRAARDAGASGSNRIISTSIEHPAVRETVADLAKLGADVEILPVGTDGVVRGRALDSAAAAADAARTDAAASKAAFTSVLDSPAAVATCMWANNETGAIQPVEEIVQRANAAGTPVHVDAVQVVGHLPVDFHALGATTLAASAHKFGGPRGAGILLAKRSPVPAPVLTGGGQQRGIRPGTVDVAAAVATAAALKETVEEMDRECARLEALRDALVAEALRTIPGARATVLPEGSRVLPGHAHLTFPGANGDAMIMLLDSMGIEASTGSACNNGVNQRSHVLEAMGLPDDQVDGALRFTLGRTTMDEDVQFLLERLPEVIGKARDVAKL, from the coding sequence ATGACGGACTCTGTGCGGTACTTCGACCACGCCGCCACCACACCGATGCGGCGGGTGGCTATCGACGCGTGGGCCGAACACGCCCACCTGCTCAACCCCGGAGGACAGTACGCATCGGGCCGCGCCGCGAACGCCGCCCTTGCGCAGGCCCGCGAAACCGTCGCGGAGATCCTCGGTGCCGACCCTGTCGAGGTGATCTTCACCGCCTCCGGTACCGAGGCCGACAACTTGGCCATCCGTGGGCTGTTCCGCGCGGCGCGGGATGCCGGCGCGTCTGGCTCAAACCGGATCATTTCCACTTCGATTGAGCACCCGGCGGTGCGCGAGACGGTAGCGGATCTGGCGAAGCTGGGGGCGGACGTCGAGATACTCCCCGTCGGCACGGACGGTGTCGTCCGGGGTCGCGCTTTGGATTCGGCAGCTGCGGCAGCCGACGCTGCGAGAACCGACGCTGCGGCTTCAAAAGCGGCGTTTACGTCAGTTCTGGACTCACCCGCCGCCGTAGCCACGTGTATGTGGGCGAACAACGAGACTGGAGCGATCCAGCCTGTCGAGGAAATCGTGCAGCGGGCGAATGCGGCCGGCACGCCCGTCCACGTTGACGCGGTGCAAGTGGTTGGCCACCTGCCTGTGGATTTCCACGCTCTCGGGGCGACGACGCTAGCTGCCTCCGCCCACAAATTCGGTGGCCCGCGCGGTGCTGGAATCCTGCTGGCGAAACGTTCCCCGGTGCCTGCCCCCGTTTTGACCGGTGGGGGACAACAGCGGGGCATCCGCCCCGGAACCGTCGATGTCGCTGCAGCTGTGGCGACAGCGGCAGCTCTGAAGGAAACCGTCGAAGAAATGGATCGGGAGTGCGCCCGCCTCGAGGCGCTTCGCGACGCGCTCGTCGCCGAGGCTCTGCGCACCATTCCGGGCGCTCGCGCGACGGTGCTGCCAGAAGGGAGCCGCGTTCTGCCGGGGCACGCGCACCTGACTTTCCCCGGGGCGAACGGGGACGCGATGATCATGCTGCTGGACAGCATGGGGATTGAGGCGTCGACGGGTTCGGCGTGCAACAACGGTGTGAACCAACGCAGCCACGTGCTCGAGGCGATGGGATTGCCGGACGACCAGGTTGACGGCGCGCTCCGGTTCACTCTCGGGCGCACGACTATGGATGAGGACGTGCAGTTTCTCCTCGAAAGGCTGCCAGAGGTGATTGGGAAGGCGCGGGACGTCGCAAAGCTGTGA